A genomic window from Leptospira bandrabouensis includes:
- the rplC gene encoding 50S ribosomal protein L3, whose product MAKGLIGEKLGMAHIFNNEGKMVTVTVLRVGPCFVSQVKTSANDGYEAVQLAFGDAKEKHMTKAEVGHIKKANIAAPKKTLIEFKGFEDVAVGAEVKLADVFALNDTVKVTGTSKGKGTQGVVKRHGFAGGPAGHGSRFQRHPGSIGSNTTPGRVFKGLKMGGRMGSEQSTVRNLKVVKIDADANLVFVSGPVPGRERGIVTIEKIG is encoded by the coding sequence ATGGCTAAAGGTTTAATCGGCGAAAAATTGGGCATGGCCCACATATTCAATAACGAAGGTAAGATGGTTACTGTAACCGTTTTACGCGTGGGTCCTTGTTTTGTGTCCCAGGTAAAAACATCTGCAAACGACGGCTACGAAGCGGTTCAACTAGCATTTGGTGATGCCAAGGAAAAACACATGACGAAGGCCGAAGTTGGACACATCAAAAAAGCTAACATTGCCGCTCCTAAAAAAACTCTGATTGAATTCAAAGGTTTTGAAGATGTAGCTGTTGGTGCTGAGGTAAAACTCGCTGATGTGTTTGCTTTAAACGACACGGTGAAAGTGACCGGAACATCTAAGGGAAAGGGAACACAAGGTGTTGTAAAACGCCACGGTTTTGCCGGTGGTCCTGCTGGACACGGTTCCAGATTCCAAAGACATCCTGGTTCGATTGGTTCTAATACAACTCCTGGACGTGTGTTCAAGGGTTTGAAGATGGGTGGAAGAATGGGTTCTGAACAGAGCACTGTTCGAAACCTGAAAGTAGTAAAAATTGATGCAGACGCCAACTTGGTATTTGTATCCGGTCCGGTTCCAGGAAGGGAACGCGGTATCGTTACGATAGAAAAAATCGGATAA
- the rplN gene encoding 50S ribosomal protein L14, whose product MIQQETILQVADNSGVKKVMCVKVLGGSKKRYATLGDEIIVAVKEAQPAYGLRDGQGKKVHNKAVQRAVVVRTKKEVRRPDGTYIRFDDNAVAIIDDKGNPKGTRIFGPVARELRDKKYMKIISLAPEVL is encoded by the coding sequence ATGATTCAACAAGAAACTATTTTACAAGTAGCCGATAACTCGGGTGTGAAAAAAGTCATGTGCGTTAAAGTGCTTGGCGGTTCCAAAAAACGCTACGCAACGCTTGGTGACGAGATTATCGTCGCTGTGAAAGAAGCACAACCTGCATACGGTCTTCGTGACGGGCAAGGTAAAAAAGTGCATAACAAAGCGGTTCAAAGAGCAGTTGTTGTGAGAACGAAAAAAGAAGTTCGTCGTCCCGATGGAACTTACATTCGTTTCGATGACAATGCCGTTGCCATCATTGATGACAAAGGGAATCCAAAAGGAACCAGGATCTTCGGACCTGTTGCCCGTGAACTACGCGATAAAAAATACATGAAAATTATATCTCTAGCTCCGGAGGTTCTCTAA
- the rplV gene encoding 50S ribosomal protein L22 → MEAKAVGKHLRISARKARLVADEVRGYDYKEAIDILRFTNKAASSMIINLLNSAVANAVQMNESLDPSSLYVKKIYVDDGPIMKRFRPRARGRASRIRKRLSHITVVVSEIEKKVN, encoded by the coding sequence ATGGAAGCAAAAGCAGTAGGAAAACACCTCAGAATTTCTGCCAGAAAAGCTCGCCTGGTTGCTGATGAAGTTCGTGGATACGATTACAAAGAAGCGATTGATATCTTACGTTTTACAAACAAAGCGGCAAGTTCAATGATCATCAACTTGTTAAACTCGGCAGTTGCGAACGCAGTACAAATGAATGAAAGTTTGGATCCAAGTTCACTTTATGTTAAAAAAATCTATGTGGACGACGGCCCTATCATGAAACGTTTCCGCCCAAGAGCACGTGGTCGTGCTTCTAGGATCCGTAAACGCCTAAGCCACATCACTGTTGTCGTATCTGAAATCGAAAAGAAGGTTAACTAA
- a CDS encoding 50S ribosomal protein L23, translating to MNLENVILSPVVTEKSQDLQTIGERMGKRTVKYTFKVHPDANKTLIKQALKQMYNVVPTNVNVAVYRGKMKRFRNMPSPRPHYKKAVVTFADGANLDFAKV from the coding sequence GTGAACCTAGAGAATGTAATCTTATCACCGGTTGTTACAGAAAAGTCGCAAGACCTTCAAACAATTGGAGAACGTATGGGAAAAAGAACTGTCAAGTATACGTTCAAAGTCCACCCGGATGCGAACAAAACTTTGATCAAACAGGCTCTGAAACAAATGTATAACGTAGTTCCAACAAATGTAAACGTAGCCGTTTACCGTGGGAAAATGAAACGTTTTAGAAACATGCCGTCCCCAAGACCTCACTACAAAAAAGCCGTAGTGACCTTTGCTGACGGAGCAAATTTGGATTTTGCTAAGGTTTAA
- the rpsS gene encoding 30S ribosomal protein S19 encodes MARSLKKGPFIDDHLMKKITSLNSEGKKTPFKSWSRRSTIYPDMIGHTVMIHNGKAFVPVYVNENMIGHKLGEFAPTRTFKGHGGDKKVAKK; translated from the coding sequence ATGGCTAGAAGCTTAAAAAAAGGTCCGTTCATTGACGACCACCTCATGAAAAAAATTACGAGCCTAAACTCTGAAGGGAAAAAAACTCCCTTCAAGTCTTGGTCAAGAAGAAGTACCATTTATCCAGATATGATTGGTCATACAGTCATGATTCATAATGGCAAAGCGTTTGTTCCTGTTTATGTGAATGAAAACATGATCGGTCACAAACTCGGTGAATTTGCTCCCACTAGAACCTTCAAAGGTCATGGTGGAGACAAAAAAGTAGCGAAGAAATAG
- a CDS encoding type Z 30S ribosomal protein S14 encodes MAKKSMMERHAKEQKFKVREYNRCPLCGRSRAYLRRFDMCRLCFRDLASKAQIPGVKKSSW; translated from the coding sequence ATGGCGAAAAAATCAATGATGGAACGCCACGCCAAAGAGCAAAAATTCAAAGTGAGAGAGTACAATCGTTGCCCTCTTTGTGGTCGATCACGCGCTTATTTGCGCCGCTTTGATATGTGTCGTCTTTGCTTCCGGGACCTTGCTAGCAAGGCTCAGATCCCCGGTGTGAAAAAGTCCTCCTGGTAA
- the rplP gene encoding 50S ribosomal protein L16, which translates to MLAPKRVKFRKRQRGRLKGKDERGSYVAFGEYGLKAISSGRITARQIEAARITINRQVKRGGKLWIRIFPHLPITKKPAETRMGKGKGNPEFWIAEIRPGRVLFEMAGIDEETARKALHLAAFKLPVETSFVKRNVL; encoded by the coding sequence ATGTTAGCACCTAAACGAGTAAAATTTAGAAAACGCCAAAGAGGGCGCTTAAAAGGTAAGGACGAAAGAGGTTCTTACGTTGCGTTCGGTGAGTATGGTTTAAAAGCCATCTCTTCCGGTCGTATCACTGCGCGCCAAATTGAAGCTGCAAGGATCACTATCAACCGCCAAGTAAAACGTGGTGGGAAATTGTGGATCAGGATCTTCCCACATTTACCAATCACTAAAAAACCTGCTGAAACTCGTATGGGTAAAGGTAAAGGTAACCCGGAATTTTGGATTGCGGAGATCCGTCCTGGTCGCGTTCTTTTTGAGATGGCTGGTATTGATGAAGAAACAGCAAGAAAGGCACTTCACCTAGCAGCATTTAAACTGCCAGTAGAAACTTCATTTGTTAAGAGGAACGTTCTATGA
- the rpmC gene encoding 50S ribosomal protein L29, protein MKDDFKSLSPEDLKKEILSSSEEVRKARFQFGVTRSLENPKVIRNHKKRIAQALTVLREKELSAKGKLKQIAPKAGSAPKVAKTSKGKKK, encoded by the coding sequence ATGAAAGACGATTTTAAATCACTTTCTCCAGAAGATTTGAAGAAAGAAATTCTTTCCTCTTCCGAAGAAGTAAGAAAAGCAAGATTCCAATTTGGTGTCACAAGATCTCTTGAGAACCCAAAAGTAATCCGCAATCATAAGAAGAGAATTGCCCAAGCATTAACTGTCCTTCGCGAGAAGGAATTATCTGCTAAAGGTAAACTCAAACAAATCGCACCGAAAGCTGGTTCGGCTCCAAAAGTCGCTAAAACAAGCAAAGGTAAGAAGAAGTAG
- the rplD gene encoding 50S ribosomal protein L4, which produces MKARKYNKEGVFVSEVELPAELFATGISLGAIYDAVKAENANNRQGTHSTKDRSEVRGGGIKPWAQKGTGRARQGSIRAPHFVGGGIIHGPKPRDYSSNLSRSVKKKAVLSILNKKAEENRIAIIEDVEPSSYSTKSIYNILKNMEIAEKGNVGFVVSGENQFLKKSTRNIENLKYVNSKRVVCRDILYNNNLVISESALKELQAQYSKKG; this is translated from the coding sequence ATGAAAGCGCGTAAATACAATAAAGAAGGCGTATTCGTAAGCGAAGTTGAACTTCCGGCAGAATTATTTGCTACCGGCATTTCGCTTGGAGCCATCTATGATGCGGTTAAAGCTGAAAATGCGAACAATAGACAAGGAACACATTCTACTAAGGATCGTTCCGAAGTTCGCGGTGGGGGAATCAAACCTTGGGCTCAAAAAGGAACTGGTCGTGCAAGACAAGGATCCATCAGAGCTCCACATTTCGTTGGTGGTGGTATCATTCATGGACCAAAACCAAGAGATTATTCCTCTAACTTGTCACGCAGCGTTAAGAAAAAGGCTGTTCTCTCCATCCTTAACAAAAAGGCAGAAGAAAACAGAATCGCGATCATAGAAGACGTAGAACCTTCTTCTTACTCTACAAAGTCCATCTACAACATTTTGAAGAACATGGAAATTGCAGAGAAGGGTAACGTGGGTTTTGTGGTATCTGGTGAAAACCAATTCCTCAAAAAATCCACTCGCAATATAGAGAACCTCAAATATGTGAACAGCAAACGAGTCGTTTGCCGAGACATCCTCTATAATAACAATTTAGTAATCTCTGAAAGCGCTTTAAAAGAGCTTCAGGCTCAGTATTCTAAGAAAGGATAA
- the rpsC gene encoding 30S ribosomal protein S3: MGQKVNPIGLRIGITRNWDSVWYSKQDYIKNLHEDIKIRRFLQKKFKNASVVKIVIERFPEKINVNLHTSKPGMVIGQKGQNIEAVKQELKKYADKPIGMNIIEVKKPEVIAQAIAETVALQIEQRMPFRRVMKAELRRAMRGGVEGVKIQISGRLNGADMARTEKYMEGRVPLHTLRAKIDFGFKEALTTFGQIGVKVWTYTGDYFPTNKEETDEDKYAVKRRTS; encoded by the coding sequence ATGGGTCAGAAAGTAAATCCAATCGGACTACGAATCGGAATCACACGTAATTGGGATTCGGTTTGGTATTCCAAACAAGATTACATCAAAAATCTTCACGAAGATATCAAGATCCGTAGATTCCTTCAGAAGAAATTTAAAAATGCATCCGTTGTAAAAATCGTAATCGAAAGATTCCCTGAAAAAATCAACGTAAACCTCCATACTTCTAAACCAGGTATGGTCATTGGTCAAAAAGGCCAAAACATCGAAGCGGTAAAACAAGAGCTTAAAAAATACGCTGATAAACCGATTGGGATGAACATCATCGAAGTGAAAAAACCAGAAGTGATTGCACAAGCGATTGCCGAAACGGTTGCCCTTCAAATCGAACAAAGGATGCCATTCCGACGAGTGATGAAAGCAGAACTTCGTCGTGCTATGCGCGGTGGAGTGGAAGGTGTGAAAATCCAAATCTCCGGACGATTGAACGGAGCAGATATGGCAAGAACAGAGAAGTATATGGAAGGACGAGTTCCTCTTCATACTCTTCGTGCCAAAATTGACTTTGGATTCAAAGAAGCCCTTACCACTTTCGGTCAAATCGGTGTGAAAGTTTGGACTTATACTGGTGACTACTTCCCAACCAATAAGGAAGAGACCGATGAAGATAAATACGCTGTAAAACGTAGAACGAGTTAA
- the rpsJ gene encoding 30S ribosomal protein S10, protein MAGQRIRVKLKAFDHRLIDQSTYEIVATAKRTGATVSGPIPLPTKKEIYTVLRSPHVNKKAREQFEMRTHKRLIDILNTNEDTVEALMKLQLPAGVSVDIKS, encoded by the coding sequence ATGGCTGGACAAAGAATTCGCGTTAAGTTAAAAGCTTTCGATCATAGGTTGATTGACCAATCAACCTATGAAATCGTTGCGACTGCGAAGAGGACCGGAGCTACTGTCTCCGGTCCAATCCCACTTCCAACGAAAAAAGAAATCTACACGGTATTACGTTCTCCGCACGTGAATAAAAAAGCTAGAGAACAATTTGAAATGAGAACTCATAAGAGACTCATCGATATTTTAAATACGAATGAAGATACGGTAGAAGCCCTGATGAAGCTTCAACTCCCTGCTGGAGTTTCCGTAGATATTAAATCCTAA
- the tuf gene encoding elongation factor Tu, whose protein sequence is MAKEKFDRSKPHLNIGTIGHVDHGKTTLTAAITTTLAKLVGGKNKAIAYDQIDNAPEEKARGITIATSHQEYETPNRHYAHVDCPGHADYVKNMITGAAQMDAAILVVSATDGAMPQTKEHILLARQVGVPYIVVYLNKADMLAADERDDMVEMVKEEIKDLLNKYNFPGDKTPFISGSALKALEGEDSDLGMKSILKLMEAVDTYVPNPTRIVDKPFLMPVEDVFSITGRGTVATGRVEQGVLKINDEIEIVGIRDTSKSVVTGIEMFRKLLDQAEAGDNIGALLRGTKKEDIERGQVLAKPGTITPHRKFKAEVYVLTKDEGGRHTPFFNNYRPQFYFRTTDITGVCNLPGGMEMVMPGDNVTMSIELIHPIAMDQGLKFAIREGGRTIGSGVVAEIVE, encoded by the coding sequence ATGGCTAAAGAAAAATTTGACCGTTCAAAACCACACTTAAACATCGGAACAATTGGTCACGTTGACCACGGTAAAACAACCCTTACAGCAGCGATCACAACGACGCTTGCAAAGTTAGTGGGTGGAAAAAACAAAGCGATTGCTTACGACCAAATCGACAACGCGCCCGAAGAAAAGGCTCGTGGGATTACTATTGCAACGTCTCACCAGGAGTATGAAACTCCAAACCGTCACTACGCACACGTAGATTGCCCGGGACACGCGGACTATGTTAAAAACATGATTACTGGTGCTGCTCAGATGGACGCTGCGATTCTCGTAGTATCTGCTACTGACGGTGCAATGCCACAAACGAAAGAACACATCCTTCTTGCTCGCCAAGTAGGGGTTCCTTACATCGTGGTTTACTTAAACAAAGCGGACATGCTCGCTGCTGATGAGAGAGACGATATGGTTGAGATGGTTAAAGAGGAAATCAAAGACCTTCTTAACAAATACAACTTTCCTGGTGATAAAACACCTTTCATCTCTGGTTCTGCATTAAAAGCTCTTGAAGGTGAAGATTCCGACCTAGGAATGAAATCCATTTTGAAACTTATGGAAGCTGTTGATACTTACGTTCCAAACCCTACACGTATTGTTGATAAACCTTTCCTTATGCCAGTTGAGGACGTATTCTCAATCACTGGTCGTGGAACTGTTGCAACTGGTCGTGTGGAGCAAGGGGTTCTTAAGATCAACGACGAGATCGAAATCGTTGGTATCCGTGATACATCTAAATCAGTTGTTACTGGTATTGAGATGTTCCGTAAACTACTCGATCAAGCAGAAGCTGGAGACAACATTGGTGCTCTTCTTCGCGGAACTAAAAAAGAAGACATCGAAAGAGGTCAAGTTCTTGCGAAACCGGGTACAATCACTCCACATAGAAAATTTAAAGCAGAAGTTTACGTTCTTACAAAAGACGAAGGTGGACGTCATACTCCATTCTTTAACAACTACCGTCCTCAATTCTATTTCAGAACTACAGACATCACTGGTGTTTGTAACCTTCCTGGTGGAATGGAGATGGTTATGCCGGGAGATAACGTTACGATGTCAATCGAACTTATCCACCCAATTGCTATGGACCAAGGTTTGAAGTTCGCTATCCGTGAGGGTGGAAGAACGATTGGTTCTGGTGTTGTTGCGGAGATCGTTGAGTAA
- the rplB gene encoding 50S ribosomal protein L2, with the protein MGIRKLKPTTQSSRYYSVLDFKEITEVVPYKPLTANFSYKAGRDNKGRIAVRRKGGRNKRKFRIIDFKRNKFGIPATVKTIEYDPNRSAFIALICYADGEYRYILAPNGLKVGDKIESGANAEIKLGNTLPLDKIPAGTNVHNIELHIGKGGQIARTAGSFAVISAKDGDYVSLKLPSSEIRKVRKECLATIGELSNKDHNLVIIGKAGRNRWLGKRPKVRGVVMNPVDHPLGGGEGRTSGGRHPVTPWGKPTKGFKTRKTRPSDRFIVQRRKKNRNR; encoded by the coding sequence ATGGGAATTAGAAAACTTAAACCCACAACACAGTCTAGCCGGTATTATTCCGTTTTAGATTTCAAAGAAATCACAGAAGTGGTTCCTTATAAACCTCTCACTGCCAATTTCTCTTACAAGGCAGGTCGTGATAATAAGGGACGTATTGCTGTTAGACGCAAAGGTGGACGTAACAAAAGAAAGTTCCGTATCATCGATTTCAAACGTAATAAATTTGGAATCCCTGCAACTGTAAAAACAATTGAATACGATCCAAACCGTTCGGCATTCATTGCACTTATCTGTTATGCAGATGGGGAATACCGATACATTTTAGCTCCTAACGGTCTGAAAGTTGGGGACAAAATTGAATCTGGTGCCAATGCAGAGATCAAACTAGGAAATACACTTCCTTTAGATAAAATCCCTGCTGGAACTAACGTTCACAACATTGAACTACATATCGGAAAAGGCGGTCAAATCGCACGCACAGCAGGTTCTTTTGCTGTGATCTCCGCTAAAGACGGTGACTATGTGTCTCTCAAACTCCCTTCTTCGGAAATCCGAAAAGTGCGTAAAGAGTGTTTAGCAACGATCGGAGAACTTTCCAACAAAGACCATAACTTGGTCATCATTGGAAAAGCGGGACGTAACCGTTGGTTAGGAAAAAGACCGAAAGTAAGAGGGGTCGTTATGAACCCTGTGGACCACCCACTCGGTGGTGGTGAAGGTAGAACTTCCGGAGGTCGTCACCCTGTGACTCCTTGGGGTAAACCTACGAAAGGATTTAAAACACGTAAGACTAGACCGTCTGACCGTTTTATTGTCCAAAGACGTAAGAAAAACAGGAATAGGTAG
- the rpsQ gene encoding 30S ribosomal protein S17 yields the protein MEDKNSKKSLTIQGVVVSDAMDKTVVIEIITRKVHPRFKKIMTRTSRVKIHDEKNECQVGDRVIAVETRPLSKQKHHKLVKVIEKAKLV from the coding sequence ATGGAAGATAAAAACTCTAAAAAGTCTTTAACCATTCAAGGTGTAGTAGTGAGCGATGCTATGGATAAAACTGTAGTAATCGAAATCATCACAAGAAAAGTGCACCCACGGTTTAAGAAGATTATGACCAGAACTTCCCGCGTGAAAATTCACGACGAGAAGAACGAGTGTCAAGTTGGTGATCGAGTCATCGCTGTGGAAACAAGACCACTTTCTAAGCAGAAACACCATAAACTTGTAAAGGTAATTGAGAAGGCGAAATTAGTATGA
- the rplX gene encoding 50S ribosomal protein L24, with protein sequence MATKLAYRGSEPTKFKKTKIKKDDEVLVISGKEKGKKGKVLAIDKRKDRVYIEGVNKRKRFVRPTQENPQGGAIEIEFPIHISNVMFHDAKAENKAKPKKKIKAVRLGFAKKDGKSVRVTRPEGKEV encoded by the coding sequence ATGGCGACTAAGTTAGCATACAGAGGCTCCGAGCCCACTAAATTCAAAAAAACGAAAATCAAAAAGGACGATGAAGTTCTAGTGATTTCCGGTAAAGAAAAAGGAAAAAAAGGGAAAGTTCTAGCAATCGATAAACGCAAAGACCGCGTTTATATCGAAGGTGTGAACAAAAGAAAAAGATTCGTTCGCCCAACCCAAGAGAACCCTCAAGGTGGTGCGATTGAGATCGAATTCCCAATCCATATTTCCAATGTGATGTTTCACGACGCAAAAGCAGAGAACAAAGCGAAGCCTAAGAAGAAAATTAAGGCTGTACGATTGGGCTTTGCCAAGAAGGATGGTAAATCCGTACGAGTGACTCGACCAGAAGGGAAAGAAGTATAG
- the rplE gene encoding 50S ribosomal protein L5 translates to MVPRLKSKYEAEIRPTLQKSLGFQSVMRVPKLEKIVINVGMGEAHTNPKAMEACLAEIGQITGQRPVKTFAKKSIAGFKVREGMVLGCKVTLRGHHMYEFLDRFINVALPRVRDFRGVNPKGFDGRGNYNLSVKEQIIFPEIHFDKINTIYGINITFVTNTEVDKEAFELFQAFGMPYRTAGK, encoded by the coding sequence ATGGTACCTAGGCTTAAATCAAAATACGAAGCGGAAATCCGCCCTACACTCCAAAAGTCACTCGGCTTTCAAAGTGTGATGCGAGTTCCCAAACTAGAAAAAATCGTGATCAACGTTGGTATGGGTGAAGCTCACACGAACCCAAAAGCGATGGAAGCATGTCTTGCAGAAATTGGTCAAATCACAGGCCAAAGACCAGTGAAAACTTTCGCTAAGAAATCCATTGCGGGTTTCAAAGTGAGAGAGGGGATGGTGCTTGGTTGCAAAGTTACCCTTCGTGGTCATCATATGTATGAGTTCCTTGACAGATTCATTAACGTGGCTCTTCCACGGGTTCGTGACTTTCGCGGAGTAAATCCGAAAGGTTTCGACGGTCGAGGAAATTACAACCTGTCCGTAAAAGAACAGATCATCTTCCCAGAGATTCATTTTGATAAAATCAATACTATCTACGGGATCAATATCACTTTCGTAACGAACACGGAAGTGGACAAAGAAGCGTTCGAATTATTCCAAGCCTTCGGTATGCCTTACCGAACGGCAGGTAAGTAG
- the rplF gene encoding 50S ribosomal protein L6 has protein sequence MSRVGKSIIKLPAKVEVKTEAEALTIKGPLGELKTPLYEGVSANVENGELVFTRKSEDQKTVALHGLVRSLAMNCVKGVTTGWEKNLEITGVGYRAQKRGKDLVMALGYSHEVVFPEPNGIKIDVADQLKIKVSGIDRQLVGQVAADIRSKRPPEPYKGKGIKYANEYIRRKAGKTGKK, from the coding sequence ATGTCTCGAGTTGGAAAAAGTATTATCAAATTGCCTGCAAAGGTAGAAGTAAAAACGGAAGCGGAAGCCCTTACCATCAAAGGGCCTTTAGGGGAATTGAAAACTCCTCTATACGAAGGTGTCAGTGCCAATGTGGAAAACGGCGAACTAGTTTTCACTCGTAAAAGTGAAGACCAAAAGACTGTCGCTCTCCACGGCCTCGTTCGTTCCCTTGCGATGAACTGTGTCAAAGGTGTCACCACTGGTTGGGAGAAAAACCTTGAGATTACTGGGGTTGGTTATCGTGCACAAAAACGCGGTAAAGACCTTGTAATGGCTCTTGGATATTCTCACGAAGTGGTTTTTCCTGAGCCTAACGGTATCAAAATCGATGTGGCAGATCAGCTTAAAATCAAAGTATCGGGAATTGACCGACAACTGGTTGGACAAGTTGCGGCTGACATTCGTTCAAAAAGACCTCCTGAACCTTACAAAGGAAAAGGGATCAAATATGCGAACGAATACATCCGTAGAAAGGCCGGAAAAACCGGTAAGAAGTAG
- the rpsH gene encoding 30S ribosomal protein S8, translating into MSLSDPIADMLTRIRNAQQAKHELCVIPGSKIKKSILDLLKEEGFVDDVQTVKNGSFDDFQVKLKYDTEKKPVIRMIERVSTPGRRVYIQSGEIRPFRNNIGTLILSTSKGVMTGKRARKLRVGGEVLCKVF; encoded by the coding sequence ATGAGTCTTTCAGATCCAATCGCAGATATGCTAACAAGAATCAGAAACGCACAACAAGCTAAACATGAGCTTTGTGTGATTCCTGGTAGCAAAATCAAGAAGTCCATCCTCGATCTTCTTAAAGAAGAAGGTTTTGTAGATGATGTCCAAACAGTAAAAAATGGAAGTTTTGATGACTTCCAAGTGAAATTAAAATACGACACGGAAAAAAAACCGGTAATTCGTATGATCGAGAGAGTATCCACTCCAGGTCGTCGAGTTTATATCCAATCCGGCGAAATCCGCCCGTTCCGTAATAACATCGGAACTCTCATCCTTTCGACTTCGAAAGGTGTGATGACCGGGAAACGTGCTCGCAAACTCAGAGTAGGAGGGGAAGTTCTCTGTAAGGTATTCTAG